Sequence from the Lysobacter solisilvae genome:
CTCGCGCGCGAGCGTGCGCAGCGCGGCGACCTCGTCGGCTGGCAGTTCGCGGCGATACCCGCCTTCCAGCAGCAGGCGGCCCGGGCCCCGACTGAAGCGACCATGCTCAGGACGGACATGATCAGCACGGCTTTGATTGGAGCGGCGCCTGTCATCGCTCCCATCCAGGAACGCCAGCCAGGCCTCGCCTTCCAGGAGGTCCGCGCCACTGTCGCGGCGACGGGCCGCACGGCGCAGCAGTTCCGACATCGCCGCCACCTGCGCCGGCAGCGTGTCCGCGGCGGCAACCGCGTCATCGAACAGGGCCTGGATCATGCGTTCGCGCCGGCGGCGTCGGCGTCGCCACCATGCCAGCGCCAGCGCCGCCAGCGCGAGGACGGCCAGCAACAGCCACCAGCCCGGTGCCGGCGGCCACAACGGCGGCGCCGGCGGCTGGTGGATGTCGCGCAGCACGAGCGTGGGATCGGCCATCAGGCCACCAGCGGTCGCGATCGACCGAGCAGTGACAGCCAGGACTCGCTCGGCGCGTCGCTCGCCAGCGCCTGGATGCGGACGCCCCGGGAGGGAAGCATGTCGATGGCGGCCTGCACCGGTTGTACGAACTCCCGCTGCCAGCGTTGGTGCTGCGCGGCGCTGGCCAGATCGAGCTCGACGCGCCGTCCGCCACTGAGGAACGGCAGCGCGGCAGCGGGTGGCGAGACTTCCAGTGGATCGGTCATCAACAGCACGATGACTTCATGGTGCTGCGCGAGCGCGGGCCAGCGGCGGTCCGGGATCGACGCGATGCTCTGCGGGTCAGCCAGCACCACCAGCCGCGAACCGGGACGCAGCAGGCGCTGCGCGTGGTCGA
This genomic interval carries:
- a CDS encoding DUF4381 family protein, with product MADPTLVLRDIHQPPAPPLWPPAPGWWLLLAVLALAALALAWWRRRRRRRERMIQALFDDAVAAADTLPAQVAAMSELLRRAARRRDSGADLLEGEAWLAFLDGSDDRRRSNQSRADHVRPEHGRFSRGPGRLLLEGGYRRELPADEVAALRTLARERFLTWMRRA